A stretch of Besnoitia besnoiti strain Bb-Ger1 chromosome Unknown contig00015, whole genome shotgun sequence DNA encodes these proteins:
- a CDS encoding uncharacterized protein (encoded by transcript BESB_028720), translating into MKATAQLVLDELRENMNNTDLLEAVSSLPPDAIIRLSINSTDPYMLLRCRKGYAPVSTTTCAYSLGEEVPIQASCLGGGTYDPDMGHCFTVSEVEPISACPIGYRIARTPLDSHYGPCRPVERLPAVPSCDLPYVLDPAMSRCLYNTTHPGYIGCPPGAKPLNNTTCAVATQVYRIPQCPRGYTGRLLKDGSGECKKTIKFRGDYLAAPRCKAGAKELIEYDLYDDDNHPLVTCVATEVIKTFAPCPPETVPYDDYIKHGNDPPILFDRLLGHPAKTCVQVVEGLVRPSCYDMIKQVPFILLARGETEPLDYTLMVPHSLVEEVIKPDWANFSRRTGETGNTYYTKGDFELSIHCLSFHYAQPVLRCPEGTVQNALNLQECKRKAFVDFVLTCPPGYALNEIGLVFGLYNAPNPKCIGKLRAATQFYCPKVSQP; encoded by the exons ATGAAGGCGACCGCTCAACTTGTCCTCGACGAACTGCGGGAGAACATGAATAATACAGATTTGCTCGAAGCAGTATCATCACTTCCGCCTGATGCCATAATCCGGCTTAGCATAAACAGCACTGACCCTTATAtgcttcttcgctgccggAAAGGATACGCACCTGTGTCTACGACTACGTGTGCCTACTCGCTTGGTGAAGAAGTTCCCATTCAAGCTTCCTGCCTGGGCGGGGGGACCTACGACCCCGACATGGGGCACTGTTTCACTGTCTCCGAG GTTGAACCGATATCAGCCTGCCCAATCGGTTACCGGATCGCACGCACTCCACTCGACTCTCATTACGGGCCATGTAGGCCTGTGGAACGGCTTCCTGCCGTACCCAGCTGTGATCTGCCTTACGTGTTAGATCCAGCTATGTCCCGCTGTTTGTACAACACTACGCACCCTGGATACATCGGCTGTCCTCCCGGAGCCAAGCCACTCAACAATACTACGTGTGCCGTCGCGACTCAAGTGTATCGGATTCCGCAGTGCCCTCGCGGTTACACTGGGCGTCTTCTA AAAGATGGTAGTGGTGAGTGCAAGAAGACAATCAAGTTTCGCGGTGACTACCTTGCAGCACCGCGGTGCAAAGCAGGAGCGAAGGAGCTGATTGAGTACGACCTCTACGACGATGATAACCACCCTCTGGTGACCTGCGTCGCA ACAGAAGTCATTAAAACATTCGCTCCGTGTCCCCCCGAAACGGTTCCCTACGACGACTATATCAAACACGGCAACGATCCACCTATTTTATTCGACAGGTTGCTTGGTCATCCAGCCAAAACCTGTGTGCAGGTGGTTGAGGGCCTAGTAAGGCCATCTTGCTACGATATGATTAAGCAGGTCCCCTTCATCTTACTAGCACGAGGAGAGACGGAACCGCTTGACTACACTCTCATGGTGCCACACTCCTTGGTGGAGGAAGTTATCAAACCAGACTGGGCCAACTTTTCCAGGCGCACCG GGGAAACAGGCAATACATATTACACCAAAGGAGACTTTGAGCTTTCAATCCACTGTCTCTCATTCCACTACGCGCAACCGGTTCTACGGTGTCCTGAAGGGACAGTCCAGAATGCATTAAACCTTCAGGAGTGTAAACGAAAAGCATTTGTCGACTTCGTTCTGACTTGTCCACCG GGATATGCTCTCAATGAGATCGGCCTCGTCTTCGGTTTATACAATGCTCCCAATCCCAAATGTATTGGCAAGCTCCGCGCTGCCACCCAGTTCTACTGCCCCAAGGTCAGTCAACCATAG
- a CDS encoding serine/threonine protein phosphatase (encoded by transcript BESB_028690) translates to MGFSVGDVVAVYGRKAHIRYAGPLPPSPLSKKQKAARRGFGVEFVGRKLGENDGSVDGKRYFRCKPGAGLFVSENRATPYDAKTCSATQLQAAWRSYRARQAFQDAAAFNFWNELDAFEEKDALVNNRDVGTPTLNTIKKQIHEQSMVEMEEAATERPRSSLLAVPGADAGKTPAGPRGRRRSSMRRSLGRSSVDASSISAENIPDDYTGPRVKWPLTREFCLDLIDHYRDHPDYPLPRKYALELIMAIEEHYKETMKGAVVEVEIPKKSGSRLVLVGDTHGQLNDVLWIFYKFGPPSPTNVYLFNGDIADRGRYAVEIFMMLFAFKLYCPSSVIINRGNHESADMNEVYGFAQEVRQKYGGFMYQKFQDVFHLLPLCVVMEKRVFVVHGGLCRKDNITLQHIDRLNRQRPCPACPHSFEDTLMFDLLWSDPQHESGRGWSTRGADCIAFGPDVTDAFLTKNNLEVCIRSHQVPTNLRGFEPVHDGRCVTLFSASNYCGTTGNYGGVIIFEANLSFEIQEYMAPSLAEIQMLHSETCAATQKVFLQTRIKDLEMQAKRQHRRTAAARMNEQIIEKICKMICEKKTDLWWCFFNMGAESGRVRPAQWREACSNVLGQNFPWVYLMKRLHVVDDDGFVYYNQFLNRYRVEFRPPKCKHLNWRRECIARVFESIMSADLSLKETLMLFDRNCDGTVSFREFNELITELDVGLSEPQVRILMRLITASPAFNAAAGSIDVAEFLGRFRVVYSHVINDDKHSVPWLQRALHCIGKAILADKAEAANRHYEQQRQDGNLGPEVNARRRSSAVRAVALFQKFKDYNEGGDGYLSYADFVTGIKRLPIDEEELGFSLTDEHLYKVAEAVDTTGSKRINYLEFLQAFHVVDSNSNNSAAEELWGQICTAIFQHKSSIRRALHQFDPDMTGKVDSEDFRSALVTVNTVLSRTEAPLTEDQIDQLVNTMDLDDEGMVEYEEFLDSFTPVDTFFLQSVNRDEPSKNGPQNNGKAVDGSEAHEGANDSSSCSRRFTLTSQLSEK, encoded by the exons ATGGGTTTCTCCGTCGGAGATGTGGTGGCCGTTTACGGCCGGAAAGCCCATATTCGGTATGCggggccgctgccgcccagcCCCTTGAGCAAGAAGCAGAAAGCTGCCCGAAGGGGTTTCGGGGTCGAGTTCGTCGGTCGAAAACTGGGAGAAAACGACGGCTCCGTCGATGGCAAGCGGTATTTCCGCTGCAAGcccggcgcgggcctcttcGTGTCCGAAAATCGAGCTACGCCTTACGACG CTAAAACGTGCAGCGCGACTCAACTGCAAGCGGCATGGCGGAGTTACCGCGCGCGTCAGGCCTTTCAGGACGCCGCTGCGTTCAACTTCTGGAACGAACTGGATGCCTTTGAAGAGAAGGATGCCCTCGTCAACAACAG AGATGTAGGCACGCCGACCCTGAACACCATCAAGAAACAGATTCACGAGCAGAGTATGGTGGAgatggaggaggcggcgacagagcgcccgcgctcgtctctcctcgcagtTCCGGGGGCCGATGCCGGCAAAACTCCGGCAGGGCCTCggggacggcggcgaagctcAATGCGG CGCAGCCTGGGCCGGAGCAGCGTGGATGCCTCGTCGATCTCTGCAGAGAACATCCCCGACGACTACACGGGCCCCCGGGTCAAGTGGCCTCTCACACGCGAGTTCTGCCTTGACCTCATAGACCACTACAGGGACCATCCAGAC TATCCGCTCCCGCGGAAGTACGCCCTGGAGCTGATCATGGCGATTGAAGAGCACTACAAGGAGACGATGAAGGGCGCTGTTGTCGAGGTGGAGATCCCGAAAAAAAGCGGGTCGCGGCTTGTG CTCGTTGGAGACACGCACGGCCAGTTGAACGACGTCCTTTGGATCTTTTACAAATTCGGGCCGCCCTCGCCAACCAACGT cTATTTGTTTAACGGCGACATTGCAGATCGTGGTCGGTATGCAGTTGAGATTTTCATGATGTTGTTTGCATTCAAGTTGTACTGTCCATCGAGTGTCATCATCAACCGCGGCAACCACGAGAGCGCGGACATGAACGAGGTCTACGGCTTTGCACAGGAAGTGCGGCAAAAGTACGGGGGCTTCATGTACCAGAAATTCCAAGACGTTTTCCATTTGCTGCCGCTCTGCGTGGTCATGGAGAAGCGCGTGTTCGTCGTGCatggcggcctctgccgcaaAGACAACATCACGCTCCAACACATCGACCGCCTCAACCGCCAGCGGCCCTGCCCTGCGTGTCCCCACTCCTTCGAAGACACACTCATGTTCGATCTTCTCTGGTCTGACCCGCAACACGAAAGCGGTCGCGGATGGagcacgcgaggcgcagactgCATCGCCTTCGGGCCAGACGTCACCGACGCCTTCCTCACGAAAAACAACCTTGAAGTCTGCATCCGATCCCACCAG GTGCCGACAAACCTGCGGGGCTTCGAGCCCGTCCACGACGGGCGCTGCGTGACgcttttctccgcgtcgaACTACTGCGGCACCACTGGCAACTACGGCGGCGTG ATTATTTTCGAGGCGAACCTTTCGTTCGAGATCCAGGAGTACATGGCTCCATCGCTGGCTGAGATTCAGATGCTCCACAGCGAGACGTGTGCAGCGACGCAAAAGGTCttcctgcagacgcgcatcAAAGACCTCGAAATGCAGGCCAAGCGTCAGCACCGAcggactgcggcggcgcgcatgaATGAGCAGATCATTGAAAAAATTTGCAAAATGATTTGCGAGAAGAAAACCGATCTGTGGTGGTGTTTCTTCAACATGGGCGCCGAAAGTGGACGCGTCAGGCCCGCGCAGTGGAG AGAGGCCTGCTCCAACGTGCTGGGGCAGAATTTTCCGTGGGTTTACCTGATGAAGCGCTTACACGTcgtcgacgacgacgggTTCGTGTACTACAACCAATTTCTCAACCGCTATCGCGTCGAGTTCCGCCCGCCCAAGTGCAAACATCTCAACTGGCGCCGCGAGTGCATCGCCCGA GTCTTCGAGTCGATCATGAGCGCAGATTTGAGTTTGAAGGAAACTCTGATGCTCTTTGACCGCAACTGCGACGGCACCGTGTCGTTCCGCGAGTTCAATGAACTCATCACAGAGTTGGACGTTG GCTTGAGTGAGCCGCAGGTTCGAATCCTGATGCGTCTGATCACCGCCAGCCCTGCATTCAatgcggcggcaggcagcaTCGACGTCGCTGAGTTCCTCGGCCGCTTCCGCGTGGTGTACTCGCACGTGATCAACGATGA caaGCACAGCGTGCCGTGGCTTCAGCGCGCACTCCACTGCATCGGGAAGGCGATCTTGGCGGACAAGGCCGAGGCTGCGAACCGCCACTAcgagcagcagagacaaGACGGTAACCTGGGCCCGGAGGTCAacgcccgccggcgctcctccgccgtaCGCGCGGTGGCGCTCTTCCAAAAGTTCAAAGACTACAatgagggcggcgacg GATATCTGTCCTACGCGGATTTCGTCACCGGCATCAAGCGCTTGCCCATTGACGAGGAAGAGCTCGGGTTCAGCCTCACCGATGAGCATCTCTACAAG GTGGCGGAGGCAGTAGATACGACGGGCTCGAAGCGCATCAACTACCTCGAATTCCTTCAGGCCTTCCACGTTGTTGACAGCAACTCGAACaacagcgccgcggaggag ctgtgGGGACAAATTTGCACAGCAATTTTCCAACACAAGAGCAgcatccgccgcgcgctgcaccAGTTCGACCCCGACATGACTGGCAAAGTGGACTCTGAGGACTTCCGCTCTGCGCTCGTGACGGTCAACACCGTGCTGTCGCGAACCGA AGCGCCGCTGACGGAAGATCAAATCGACCAGCTCGTGAACACGATGGATCTCGACGACGAAGGCATGGTTGAGTACGAGGAGTTCCTGGACTCCTTCACTCCTGTTGAcactttttttctgcagagTGTAAATCGCGACGAGCCGAGCAAGAACGGCCCGCAGAACAACGGAAAAGCCGTCGACGGGTCGGAGGCGCACGAGGGCGCCAACGATTCGTCGTCGTGCTCAAGGCGCTTCACGCTGACTAGTCAGCTCTCGGAGAAGTAA
- a CDS encoding uncharacterized protein (encoded by transcript BESB_028710), protein MIRLARPRLFVFHVCASALLPINILSSSGQFLLDESAEYYPAVKPFEAGKFQSFIPYAAQPLTPLQKTGVQLASSPAVALFEGSATDYRDVLAVIQTNWRKPEVSNQPVTQDVSSPPIGESVPDKKPSLVRSRSASLPAVQKEKDEQADSSASSKAERVAETALSLIEEGQSLSSPWHRPNTPVEVLNVHTTGKTATGIKAQVLPEQYGPHGGIVNDSIIRTMNHEAVIEEAKWDFYFPKAELITKANDFVRRFGVDSPGLTSPTQKQK, encoded by the coding sequence ATGATAAGGTTGGCACGTCCTCGCCTGTTCGTTTTTCATGTGTGCGCGAGTGCCCTCCTTCCTATCAACATCCTGTCATCATCCGGACAATTCCTTTTGGATGAATCAGCAGAATACTACCCCGCAGTGAAGCCGTTTGAAGCCGGGAAATTCCAGAGTTTTATCCCGTATGCCGCACAGCCCCTGACCCCTCTCCAAAAGACCGGTGTCCAGTTGGCTTCATCCCCCGCTGTGGCGTTGTTTGAAGGCTCTGCAACTGACTACCGCGACGTTCTAGCTGTGATTCAGACAAACTGGCGGAAGCCCGAGGTCAGTAACCAGCCGGTAACGCAGGACGTCTCCAGCCCTCCAATTGGGGAGTCTGTCCCGGACAAAAAACCATCGCTTGTGCGATCCCGGTCTGCATCTCTTCCTGCCGTCCAGAAAGAAAAGGATGAGCAGGCGGATTCATCTGCGTCCTCCAAAGCTGAAAGAGTGGCGGAGACAGCCCTCAGCTTAATAGAGGAGGGACAGTCTCTATCGTCTCCATGGCACCGGCCAAACACGCCCGTGGAAGTGCTGAATGTCCATACTACTGGAAAAACAGCCACAGGAATCAAGGCACAGGTTTTGCCGGAACAATACGGCCCGCACGGTGGCATTGTCAACGACTCTATCATTCGCACAATGAACCACGAGGCAGTGATCGAGGAAGCGAAATGGGATTTTTATTTCCCGAAAGCAGAACTCATCACGAAGGCCAACGACTTCGTCAGGCGTTTTGGCGTCGACTCTCCTGGTCTGACCTCCCCAACACAGAAGCAGAAATGA
- a CDS encoding uncharacterized protein (encoded by transcript BESB_028700), producing MEQDEVQYYYDSSADKWWYFDTERQSWLPWQDEQEGEAHETAAPAAAHDESRAPAEEAHGAHAGKEPSGVAGSVKHDEEAIEQTREADAPSYSAAGGGQMRARPHGVTFSSVEDEGSEAARSDEKGRDYYQQQESDGGLPDVSALPAGEDMDSGQRLRDYVAKADASDRVRDMLARLTSTTSLEEAITNIAKSGSGPLQGSGGSGELAFTSQGSEDDNVKRGAAGEGGEGGHVSDGGDDDSEDDEDIPEVKHDSFVRRSTRMLTFKDKGGLAGCLKEAAKQRKSLIEEAGGFVPGTEEHRQEEWKRRARQLASQTHARAQRRWLDAARMASGSAPKEENEKITSFSALLERIRKKPEDDGGRASALAQLASSPHVLTVRPPPPGALGSVDTSLLASNLLMKPELDLREQRRRSSGFAGGQQGYVRFADATFRDPNYQLQMQELLSQQAKRKDAENDDGGSGSPHASSEDSRE from the exons ATGGAGCAAGATGAGGTCCAGTACTACTATGACTCGTCCGCGGACAAGTGGTGGTATTTCGATACTGAGCGGCAATCGTGGCTGCCGTGGCAGGACGAGCAAGAGGGGGAAGCGCACGAAACCGCAGCCCCGGCAGCCGCTCACGACGAGAGCCGCGCCCCCGCTGAAGAGGCACATGGTGCACACGCAGGGAAGGAACCATCTGGTGTCGCCGGCAGCGTGAAGCACGATGAGGAGGCTAtcgagcagacgcgcgaagcTGATGCCCCTTCCTACTCCGCTGCCGGAGGTGGACAGATGCGAGCACGGCCGCACGGCGTGACGTTTTCTTCCGTCGAAGATGAAGGctcagaggctgcgcggagcGACGAGAAGGGAAGAGACTATTATCAGCAGCAGGAATCCGATGGGGGGCTGCCTGATGTTTCTGCACTCCCCGCCGGGGAGGACATGGACAGCGGACAAAGATTAAGGGACTACGTCGCCAAGGCGGATGCCTCCGACCGTGTCCGCGACATGCTTGCGAGGCTCACGAGTACAACCTCGCTGGAGGAGGCAATAACAAACATAGCCAAGAGTGGAAGTGGCCCGCTACAGGGGAGCGGCGGGAGCGGAGAGCTGGCTTTCACAAGCCAGGGAAGCGAGGATGATAATGTGAAACGGGGGGCGgcaggagaaggcggagagggagggcaCGTTtccgacggaggcgacgacgattCTGAAGACGATGAGGACATCCCAGAGGTCAAACACGATTCCTTCGTTCGGCGCAGCACGAGAATGCTGACTTTCAAAGACAAAGGAGGCCTCGCTGGATGCTTAAAGGAAGCAGCGAAGCAACGCAAGTCACTTATTGAAGAGGCAG GTGGTTTTGTCCCGGGCACGGAAGAGCATCGGCAGGAAGAGTGGAAACGCAGAGCGCGGCAGCTTGCCTCTCAAACGCacgcccgcgcgcagcggcgttgGCTTGACGCCGCCCGTATGGCCTCCGGCTCTGCTCCTaaagaagagaacgagaaAATCACGAGTTTCTCGGCTCTTCTTGAACGCATTCGAAAGAAACCAGAGGATGACGGTGGCAGAG CGTCGGCTCTGGCGCAGCTGGCCTCCTCTCCACATGTCTTGACGgtccgccctccgccgccgggcgctCTGGGCTCGGTAGACACTTCACTGCTAGCGTCGAACTTACTCATGAAGCCCGAGCTGGATCTGAGGGAACAGAGACGAAGGTCCAGTGGCTTTGCGGGTGGGCAACAAGGCTATGTGCGATTTGCGGACGCGACATTCCGCGACCCGAACTACCAGCTACAGATGCAAGAGCTCCTGTCACAGCAGGCGAAACGGAAGGACGCCGAGAATGACGACGGAGGCTCAGGGTCCCCGCACGCGTCCTCAGAAGATTCAAGAGAGTGA
- a CDS encoding putative translation initiation factor eIF-5A (encoded by transcript BESB_028730) yields MSDAEDVTFETADAGASHTYPMQAGAIKKNGFVMLKGNPCKVVDYSTSKTGKHGHAKAHIVGIDIFTGKKYEDVCPTSHNMEVPNVKRTEFQLIDLSDDGFCTLLLENGETKDDLMLPKDSEGNLDDVAQQVKTLFTDGKSVLVTVLQACGKEKIIASKEL; encoded by the coding sequence ATGTCTGACGCCGAGGATGTGACATTCGAGACCGCGGACGCCGGTGCGTCCCACACGTATCCCATGCAGGCCGGTGCGATCAAGAAGAACGGCTTCGTTATGCTGAAGGGTAACCCCTGCAAGGTTGTCGACTACTCGACTTCCAAAACCGGAAAGCACGGTCACGCCAAGGCTCACATTGTCGGAATTGACATCTTCACCGGCAAGAAATACGAGGATGTTTGCCCGACCTCTCATAACATGGAAGTGCCCAACGTGAAGAGAACTGAGTTTCAGTTGATCGATCTCTCCGATGACGGTTTCTGCACTCTCCTCCTGGAGAATGGTGAGACCAAGGACGACCTGATGCTCCCCAAGGACTCTGAGGGCAACTTGGATGATGTCGCTCAGCAGGTCAAGACACTGTTCACCGACGGCAAGTCGGTTCTGGTCACAGTTCTCCAAGCATGCGGCAAGGAGAAGATCATCGCCTCCAAGGAGCTGTAA